A single genomic interval of Chitinophaga sp. 180180018-3 harbors:
- a CDS encoding TonB-dependent receptor has translation MIFHLLFITTIVRAGTISGIVTDKASKEILPGATIRLKGNGISFTTSTNLEGKYSFKNLKIGQYTIVVSIVGYNSLELEANLSTDVAVVNAELELHTVVMKSVVVKSSGGSSERVNEKNANQIVNVLSAKTIQLLPDITVANVMQRVSGVVIDRSSSGEGRYPVIRGMDKRYNTTLVNGIKIPSPDNNNRYVPLDLFPSELLQNLEVSKSLNPSMEGDAIGGTINLVMKDAPEKLFLQANVSVGYSTIFGSQPFESFSHSVINKKSPAENNVAGYVATSKDFPKDNLNLTNKPNPVNSTYGLTIGNRFGRRRQFGAVISGSYQDIYRGTNSSFFFPTSQPAIGNVPAFSDIFLRNYSFEDRRLGLYTKLDYQLSPGQKISLFATYINTNQFQTRNTIDSVLSIQRTGPGNGNVLIQKRTTWTEQTILNTTLQGKHDLGKRFLFDWSAVYSAAKQQIPDQAAFTTLHAITTNHAGVATSTPEMLDGQMIREWFHNTDKDASLYLNLTYKTTVLHRNAEFKAGGLVRHKKRDNYYNPYTLAALLSSTSTAQLYTNIYNAQYDFFGVYAGGTGEINANTYSTTENIYAGYVQGKIMLTPKLEALGGLRVEHTYDHYQTVQPEVADGRFGTIYYNDLLPSLQLKYSLTSKQNLRLAYYKAISRPGYFEIVPTSTVTDYFVLNGNNALDRSTADNVDLRYEFFPGKTDQVLIGGFYKRIKNPIELTTQSQSSTYSSALKLTPVNFGVATNFGAEVTVTKYVGNFGVMANYTYTHSRVTTSKSYLSRDASGQISSTDVSDTRPLQGQADHIANVSLLYKSFKNGLDMQIAYVYTGSRIILVSPYLGLDYYQNPGSQLDFSMEKAFLKKFSVYAKVNNITNSPLTVQIHQPNAFLTGRYALPLQESSNAITVQKDYYKLSFLLGFRYHL, from the coding sequence CCAAAGAAATATTACCAGGTGCTACAATAAGATTAAAAGGCAATGGAATAAGCTTTACTACATCGACCAACCTGGAAGGCAAATACTCGTTTAAAAACCTGAAAATCGGTCAATACACCATTGTAGTTAGTATTGTTGGGTACAACAGCCTGGAGCTGGAGGCAAATCTCAGCACCGACGTTGCAGTGGTAAATGCCGAATTGGAACTTCATACCGTTGTTATGAAAAGTGTGGTTGTAAAAAGCAGCGGCGGTTCTTCTGAAAGGGTAAATGAAAAAAATGCCAATCAAATTGTAAATGTGCTTTCGGCGAAAACCATTCAGCTTTTGCCCGATATAACTGTGGCAAATGTAATGCAGCGCGTGTCGGGCGTTGTAATTGACAGAAGCAGCTCCGGCGAAGGACGCTACCCCGTTATTCGGGGTATGGATAAGCGCTACAATACCACACTGGTCAATGGCATTAAAATACCCAGCCCCGATAATAATAACAGGTATGTGCCTTTAGATCTTTTTCCTTCGGAATTGTTGCAAAATTTAGAAGTAAGTAAGTCATTGAACCCTTCAATGGAAGGCGATGCAATAGGTGGTACTATTAATCTTGTAATGAAAGATGCCCCGGAAAAATTATTTCTCCAGGCCAATGTTTCTGTTGGTTACAGCACTATTTTCGGGAGCCAGCCTTTTGAAAGTTTTAGCCATAGTGTCATTAACAAAAAATCACCTGCAGAAAATAATGTGGCCGGTTATGTGGCTACTTCAAAAGATTTTCCTAAAGACAACCTGAATCTTACCAATAAACCCAACCCGGTTAACTCAACATATGGATTAACAATCGGTAACAGGTTTGGCAGGCGCAGGCAGTTTGGTGCTGTTATATCGGGCAGTTACCAGGATATTTACAGGGGTACCAATTCCAGCTTCTTTTTTCCAACATCGCAGCCGGCAATTGGAAATGTACCAGCGTTTTCTGATATTTTTTTACGCAACTATTCATTTGAGGACAGGCGTTTAGGCTTGTATACCAAGCTGGATTATCAATTAAGCCCAGGCCAGAAAATAAGCCTCTTTGCTACCTATATTAACACCAACCAGTTTCAAACCCGTAACACAATAGACTCTGTTTTGTCTATACAACGCACTGGCCCCGGCAACGGCAACGTACTTATACAAAAAAGAACTACATGGACGGAACAAACCATTCTTAATACAACCTTACAGGGCAAACACGACTTGGGCAAGCGCTTTCTGTTCGATTGGTCTGCCGTTTACTCTGCCGCAAAACAGCAGATACCCGATCAGGCTGCATTTACTACACTGCACGCTATTACTACCAATCATGCAGGCGTTGCCACCAGTACACCAGAAATGTTAGACGGGCAAATGATACGCGAATGGTTTCATAACACCGATAAAGATGCATCGCTCTATTTAAACCTTACTTATAAAACAACCGTATTGCACCGCAATGCGGAATTTAAAGCAGGTGGACTGGTAAGGCATAAAAAAAGAGATAATTATTACAATCCTTATACACTTGCTGCCTTACTATCCAGCACCAGTACAGCGCAACTTTATACTAATATATATAATGCACAATACGACTTTTTTGGTGTATATGCCGGCGGTACGGGTGAAATAAATGCCAATACCTATAGCACAACCGAAAATATATATGCCGGTTATGTACAAGGAAAAATAATGCTTACACCAAAACTGGAAGCATTGGGTGGTTTACGTGTAGAGCATACATACGATCATTACCAAACCGTGCAGCCAGAGGTGGCAGATGGTAGATTCGGTACCATTTACTACAACGACCTGCTGCCAAGCCTGCAATTGAAATACAGCCTTACCAGCAAACAAAATCTACGCCTGGCCTACTATAAAGCGATATCCCGCCCAGGGTATTTTGAAATAGTGCCTACCAGCACCGTTACAGATTACTTCGTTTTAAATGGCAACAACGCACTTGACCGCTCTACTGCCGATAACGTTGACCTGAGGTATGAATTTTTTCCGGGCAAAACAGACCAGGTATTAATAGGTGGTTTTTACAAACGGATCAAAAATCCAATAGAACTTACAACCCAATCGCAAAGCAGCACTTACAGCAGTGCCTTAAAACTTACCCCTGTTAATTTTGGCGTAGCTACCAATTTTGGCGCTGAAGTAACCGTAACCAAATATGTTGGCAACTTTGGTGTAATGGCAAATTACACCTATACACACTCAAGGGTTACTACCTCTAAAAGCTATTTGTCAAGGGATGCATCGGGGCAAATAAGTAGCACCGACGTAAGCGATACAAGACCTTTGCAAGGGCAGGCAGACCACATTGCTAACGTGTCTTTATTGTATAAAAGTTTTAAAAATGGCCTCGATATGCAAATTGCATACGTGTACACCGGTAGCCGTATAATACTGGTAAGTCCTTACCTGGGGTTAGATTACTATCAGAATCCAGGCAGCCAATTAGACTTTTCTATGGAAAAGGCATTTTTGAAAAAATTCTCAGTATATGCCAAAGTAAACAATATCACCAATTCGCCGCTTACAGTACAAATTCATCAGCCAAACGCTTTTTTAACAGGCAGGTATGCATTACCCCTTCAGGAAAGCAGCAACGCCATTACCGTTCAGAAAGATTATTATAAGCTATCATTTTTATTAGGCTTCCGTTATCATCTGTAG